The DNA region tcaaaaacacccaaaaagcaaaaaatggaaattcggtttattggacctattcaaaaaaaaactccagacttcgaggaatttttttgtcaaaaaaaatatttatatttaattatgACTCATGCGCTGTGAACTGAGTGAACCACGATGAACCGCATCGGCTTGCCCCCCGTATGACAAATTGGCTTGGCAGCACTTCTTTTCTCAATTCCGTTTTGCGCTGATTTGCGCGCGCGTTCGCGccaggtttgtttttgttttgaaaacctcaaaaaaaaattatgcaaattaaaaagcaaatatAATATGTACGTTGGCGAATATTCCCTTCCTCCCTAGGAATGTGGCGTTGTGACCGTAAAGGATTGAACATTATGCTGAAAAATACAGGtaagtacctatttttttcaagtgaagATTCATAAATTTGCTGATGATGTTTCTTTGCGATTTTCTCACAGGTTACGAGAAAAAAAACGATGGGAGCCTGCCGGGACGAGCGGAAGTGAAATCATCCGGGGACTCCTGAAAGCCAAGGGTGTCTCCCGCCTAGTTTACATAATTTCCGTCGTGCCACACGAAGCGAAACCAATTTTGCTTCCAAAATTGAAGGCCAAGTTGATCTGGACCGCGAGTGGAATCGCCGTCGCCGCAGTCATGTGCAAGCCGCACTGGTTATGACCCGACGTCGATGTGCGCTATCCGAGCCCGGGTGGAGCAGCTGAAGCTGCTTGTCGGAAGATTATCTGGActattttttcggaatttgtaCGACGCCCTGTCGGGACAAAAGAGCTCGAGCGCGGAGGAAGCGGTTCATTATTCGGGAAAGTCGCACACCAAGTGCATCGGGAGATCGATTGAGACGcgaccggatttttttttgaatcgccATTTGTCAGATTTGCTGGCTTACGGATGTACGTGGCTGGAGATTCAGTAGGTTGGCCCGGGAACGAACCGAGGCAACACGGTTAAGGTGACGTATTTTAGATAGGCAAGATCGGCTGGTTTAAGGTGGTTTCGCACATGATACCGGATTTGCCGAATGTGAACATAAAGCGAAATGTTGAGCAGTTTATCGTGTTCTTTGAGAATCCGGAACTTCGCGCCGACGGGTTGAAGATCTACAAGACGTTGGTATGTGGTGGTGCTCAACTGTACGAGTTGTGGAAAACCGGACGGTACAAGAGTAGCTCGTTTACGAATCGGTTGTGCCGTAAAATGTGCGCGATCCGACCATGTTCCAACACCAGGGTTTTGGGATGATGCTGAtcaataaaatgtgaaaaaagtgcttttggttgtttctttttattttacggCACAAAAAATCGGAGAATTGGATTGTGAGAcatgtttatttttccaaatcGCTTTCCGGTAGACCGGTCGATCGTACAGGTTGGCAATGCACCGGATCTCCACCCGCTGTTACAAGCGGAATTGGAAAATCGCACAGCGCCACAAAAATACCAGCCCAAGCACTCTATCTATACAGACGACTGCGGTGACCTTCCGGCGGGTTGAATCCGACCGTCGGCGGATAGGCGCCACCTCCTTGATGTGACCAATCTTCATCGACGAACGTGCCAAGAAACGAAGCGCCGATTGGTGACCCGGTCCCAGGGAATTGGTGCGGTTTTCACCAGGTCCACGTAACTTGATGTGCAGCGCTGTGATTCCCTCTTCCTTGACCTTCATGCCGCCGATGACGGCGAGATGGTTTCCTTGCCGAACAGATCCGTGACGTGGACAAAGGTGTCGTTAAAGCTGGCGTAGAAGTTTGAACTTTGAAATAATCTTATGATATACGATAACCATTTCAGTAAACATCCTCAAATAGTTTTTCAAagtcattcagaaaaaaatcaccattacaAACTTTTTATAACCCGCATAGAAAAAAACcgtttgaaaatcatttgttaAATATTCAATCAACATTTTACCAAATTGTATAGCCACTATTcggtaaatcatttttttaattcctcacCCTCTCTCAAATAGTGAACTATTCCCCATatatgttgttagcaatattcactatttgattttttcttctagcGACActttgtcaaatgctttttgaaagttcatttttgcGTATATATTTTAGGGATTTCACCATTTCTCAAATTGTATTTTTAGGGTTTTAAATAGTTATATCAGTGATTTTTCATGGCACATTACATTTTGGGGAACAGTTGTAACAATTCGAATAAACATCATTTTTTCAaggattttcggaattttgagctagaaaacattaattttgctTTGGTCAAAcagcttatttattttttttcattttatttgatatatattatatttttgtCTGAATTGGCCTAATGATATgggaattttaaattcaaacatgatgGAGAGTTTGCGGGATTCTAAATCAGCAACAAATTAAACTGAAGAGAAAATAGTAcaacaaattttagaattaacttatacagaagaagaaaaaacacagTTCAGGGAGGCATCCACTGCGGTAGAGAGTTGACCGAAGCTGTACAGCACGATCAGCTCCATCTCcaccagggttgttaaaatatcaaaatatcagctctcagcaactacaattatcccgcctgaatattcatgcctcaaatacaactgatCTTCTCTctttattgaaactctcagcgccgaacatagccgaacacgttttcgtgtttcaacactcgcgattgacattttccttttctctctcattcccgcttccaagatcatgctaccgcaacagcgtttaaccacaaaagccgccacaaaaccaatttcgcaaaaggCAGTTTCACGGGACGTcgtgcgtggtcggctcctaatcgccatctcgtattctctcattgcagttttcggagagattgagagactcagt from Culex quinquefasciatus strain JHB chromosome 3, VPISU_Cqui_1.0_pri_paternal, whole genome shotgun sequence includes:
- the LOC6053722 gene encoding LOW QUALITY PROTEIN: 40S ribosomal protein S14 (The sequence of the model RefSeq protein was modified relative to this genomic sequence to represent the inferred CDS: inserted 1 base in 1 codon), yielding MPSNFYASFNDTFVHVTDLFGKETIXAVIGGMKVKEEGITALHIKLRGPGENRTNSLGPGHQSALRFLARSSMKIGHIKEVAPIRRRSDSTRRKVTAVVCIDRVLGLVFLWRCAIFQFRL